One Vicia villosa cultivar HV-30 ecotype Madison, WI linkage group LG5, Vvil1.0, whole genome shotgun sequence genomic window, GCACTTTGTGGGAGGGATGTGCATTGCAATTCCATGATTTCAATAAAGATAGGAAGGACTTTTCTTTGCCATCAATTATTATTTTGCAATTTGCCAAAGTCAAGGTGGAAGGTGTATTTAATTTGTTTGCACTTTAAGTTTCCGTTCCTATAACTATCTATATTCTACATACTTCTGAAATCACCAAttatgataaatatttttttaattcatgtaGGCAAATTTCCATTATGTGTTTCAAATACATTCAACGTTACTAAGTTGCATGTCAATGATGATTTACCTGAGATTAAAAATTTTCTAGATATGTAACACATTCTCACTATATATACTTATATTATAAGACAACAtgcatataatcaaatttttacaTCTGATCTGTATTCCAACTATTTTCATTATATTGTAGCATGCCAAAATTGACTATCGTTGACTGTTCAAGTCAAGGTTTGAGTTTACAATCACAAAGTTTGTCTCGAGCTTCAGGATCTTCTCAATACAGTCCTTATGATAAACTAATGTATAAGGTTGTTGTTCTTCCTCTAGGGGACATTATCAAACTTAAAGAAGTAACCACTTCATCCTATTTATGATATTTCTTCATTTTTATTGTTGCCTGAACATAACATATATCCAATAGTTTTATTCCTGtcgtttcattttcatattaCTCAATGTGTTACAGTCGCTAAAGTGAACAAACTCGAAGCTGCTCAAGGAGGTTGGTGTTACCAAAGATGTCATGAGTGTCCTAGAGTTGCGAAAGGAGATCAACCAACTTATGTCTGTATTGGTGGCCACAAAACTGAAACTGAAATATAAAGGTAAATTTTAAGTATTCCATACACCTTATGTACCTATTAAGATCTCCATGAACGCCTAATTGGATCAATTTTTATCCCATATATAAGATTTTAATTGAAGTTGATAATGCTTGAGCCAAAGCTACTTTTGTTATATGGGACCGCGGGGCTTTTTAACTATTGAACTTCACTGCAACTTAAATGCACAACAACGTGTTTGAGGTCAAATACTACCATATAACAAATATTGTATATCTCTATTTGGACCTGTTGTCTATTTAGTTACTAAATCGATATTGCAATAACTTTAAATAGGTTGGGATAAGTGACCCTCTTGAATTTCCGTTGGCACTGGATGCTTTGGTGGGTTTGACCATGGTTTTTAAAGTCAAATGACAACCATTATGGGAAAATGCATTTGTTGACTCTATCTATCAAGATGAAACTTTCAAACAATATATACTTCATTCCTTCGGCCGAGATTTGGTACTGATTTTTCCCTAATTTATGTAGTAATAACATATCACAATATCATATTTTCACTTAATTCATTTGATTACATTGTAATTAGACTTCGTCTCAATCCATTGTCACTCCAAATCTTACGCAGGTAATTTTTTTCCCAATTCTTATTTATATTATAAAgcttatttgcttaatttatgaCACTTCTACTTTTCTTACTTTGCAGACCAATGAAAGTGTTGTTGACCCTGTTACACCAACATCAGCTTCAAAAAGGATTGCTCTAAAAGGTTCAAATGATTTTACTCCTTTGTCTCAGTGCTGTGATGGAAAAGAGCCTTCCACAAAACTGAAGAAACATATAAAATTAGAGAAGTAGCAGAATTTTCAAAGAAATCCCAAGTTATTGCATGAAATATTTTGTAATATAACGAATCCAGTAGTAATGTTATTTCCTTTTAGGACCAATAAACTAACTATGGCTTCAATCAACCTTTGTAACATATTGTACTACCTATTATAAAATTTAGAAGTACTTCTTTGTATCCATTATCtatgttttttatattattaaactaCTTTCCACAAGTAATTGTCAGTCAATTTATCTGTATTCCCACTTGATaaaggcttttaaaaaaaattcaattttttcaatTTCAATCTAACAACTtggattatttttttcatttaccTTTACAGTCATCATTTAATTTTCTCCAATGTTATATGTATCTGGTAATTATAAAAGTGTTATCTTAGCCTATGGACCCATTTGAACCAGaactttttcaacttttaaagACATCAATCCATTTGCAATTACTTTGACTTTTGTAAGAAACATAATATATTATAGTATGTTCAGTGAT contains:
- the LOC131605549 gene encoding uncharacterized protein LOC131605549; protein product: MGALGLKGSDIHVKVPNAIKQAYDSLLTFSNTYTISKFQVSLNDLLFKPLDHKFMLTFTDGTSVNDKNKHEIPPKSLNFTPFIDIISGKLKKGCFNRCYRNGSRDWLLTTSKRNNNNLNCTLWEGCALQFHDFNKDRKDFSLPSIIILQFAKVKVEGKFPLCVSNTFNVTKLHVNDDLPEIKNFLDIMPKLTIVDCSSQGLSLQSQIAKVNKLEAAQGGWCYQRCHECPRVAKGDQPTYVGISDPLEFPLALDALVGLTMTSSQSIVTPNLTQTNESVVDPVTPTSASKRIALKGSNDFTPLSQCCDGKEPSTKLKKHIKLEK